One Gammaproteobacteria bacterium DNA window includes the following coding sequences:
- a CDS encoding TPM domain-containing protein encodes MISRQRTRFGLLLTLLCLLSTATFAAPDFPKLTGRVVDQAGLLESVSDQLDVLLAHHEKETGNQVVVVTLASLQGYDIADYGYQLGRHWGIGQKDKNNGVLFIIAPNERRMRIEVGYGLEGVLTDILAKQIIDKIVTPRFRAGDMSNGIVQGTRAIVDVLGDNTEALPLNNTSTMEDVYGQMLTFAIIVLVIASIVNTFLPYIVVAPLSSAAIVYFGTTQADIGVAIIYGLVYFLVFSFTRIAERGSWVRPGGGGGFGGGSSGSGDGGGFSGGGGSFGGGGASGGW; translated from the coding sequence ATGATCTCAAGACAGCGCACACGGTTTGGTCTTTTGCTAACGTTGCTGTGTCTGTTAAGCACAGCAACGTTTGCCGCGCCGGATTTTCCAAAGCTCACCGGCCGCGTCGTCGACCAGGCCGGTCTGCTTGAAAGCGTCAGTGATCAGCTTGACGTCTTACTTGCCCATCACGAGAAAGAGACCGGCAATCAGGTCGTGGTGGTCACACTCGCTTCGCTACAGGGCTATGACATTGCCGACTACGGTTATCAACTCGGTCGTCACTGGGGTATTGGCCAGAAAGACAAAAACAATGGTGTGCTGTTTATCATTGCGCCGAACGAGAGACGCATGCGCATCGAGGTCGGTTACGGTCTGGAAGGCGTGCTCACCGACATTCTTGCCAAGCAGATTATTGATAAGATCGTCACGCCACGTTTTCGCGCGGGTGATATGAGCAATGGCATCGTGCAGGGCACGCGTGCGATAGTCGATGTACTTGGCGACAATACCGAGGCACTGCCCCTGAACAACACATCGACGATGGAAGACGTATACGGCCAGATGCTGACATTCGCCATCATCGTGTTGGTTATCGCTTCCATCGTCAATACCTTTCTACCTTATATCGTGGTGGCGCCGTTGTCGTCGGCAGCTATTGTGTATTTCGGTACGACGCAGGCCGATATCGGTGTAGCGATTATCTACGGCCTGGTTTATTTTCTGGTATTTTCCTTTACCCGTATCGCCGAGCGCGGCAGTTGGGTCCGTCCCGGTGGCGGTGGTGGCTTCGGTGGAGGAAGTTCCGGCAGTGGTGATGGCGGCGGATTTTCCGGCGGTGGTGGCTCATTCGGTGGCGGCGGTGCCTCAGGAGGATGGTAA
- a CDS encoding MBL fold metallo-hydrolase: MSSTKFVLIVPVTVVLLLLLGNSVVASTSILPSPQKLSQHVYAWIGPLEGPSEKNHGYRMNLVFVVGSSAVAVIDTGYTPEMAKEMLGHIRKITPLPIRYAINTSSQPHRYMGNDVFAASGAETIAHKNSVARMEASGNLFAMAIENILKKKPSDVKLPKKPTRIIEDDITLDLGNLDIHIRHMGAAHTPAQLIVEIPNDKLVYTGDLLYSERLLAILDVSDVKNWLAAYDALKQYQDIVFIPGHGQPASLEAFEFPTRSYLAMIDSHMSKAVDEMTELQDAIKSLDQSGYKHLVNFEQLAGRNANLAYLFYERAGM; the protein is encoded by the coding sequence ATGTCTAGCACCAAATTTGTACTTATTGTTCCAGTCACTGTCGTCTTGCTTTTGCTTCTAGGCAACTCTGTTGTCGCAAGCACCAGCATTTTACCGTCACCTCAAAAATTGTCCCAACATGTCTACGCCTGGATTGGGCCACTTGAAGGACCAAGTGAAAAGAACCACGGCTATCGCATGAATCTCGTGTTTGTGGTTGGTTCTAGCGCGGTAGCGGTAATTGATACCGGTTATACACCGGAAATGGCGAAGGAAATGCTTGGGCACATTAGGAAAATCACTCCTTTACCCATACGTTACGCAATCAATACCAGCTCGCAACCGCATAGGTATATGGGCAACGACGTATTTGCAGCTTCGGGAGCAGAGACGATAGCTCACAAAAACTCAGTTGCACGTATGGAGGCCTCTGGTAATTTATTCGCGATGGCGATTGAAAATATACTCAAGAAGAAACCCAGTGACGTCAAATTGCCGAAAAAACCAACACGTATTATTGAAGATGATATTACATTAGATCTGGGGAACCTGGACATTCATATACGACACATGGGTGCCGCCCATACCCCGGCTCAATTGATCGTTGAGATTCCTAATGACAAGTTGGTTTACACAGGTGACCTTCTTTATAGCGAGCGTTTGCTGGCAATACTCGACGTAAGCGATGTAAAAAATTGGCTCGCTGCATACGATGCACTCAAACAATACCAAGATATCGTCTTTATTCCTGGTCATGGACAACCAGCAAGCCTGGAAGCATTTGAGTTTCCAACTCGTTCTTATCTTGCCATGATTGACAGTCATATGAGCAAAGCAGTGGATGAGATGACGGAGTTACAAGATGCTATAAAATCACTCGATCAATCAGGCTACAAGCACTTGGTAAACTTCGAACAACTTGCAGGGAGAAACGCCAATCTTGCCTACCTATTTTACGAAAGAGCAGGCATGTAG
- a CDS encoding glutathione S-transferase family protein, which translates to MIHFYRILSNSPNILKIVILLKESGLDYREIMIDPHSHKDEKRELFAVSPMGTVPAIHDDENGVDLFESAAILYYLAEKSGKFLPKDLTRRAEAMKWLIIEAGSVSVLIGTIRHLMLDTFGEMSDSALQRNQQYLKEYCVLMDQRLAGREYLADEYSIADMALYPWVVTFEDMADISLNDYPHLQVWSERMREHVNNIL; encoded by the coding sequence ATGATTCATTTCTATCGTATCCTCAGCAACAGCCCCAACATCCTCAAGATTGTCATCCTGCTCAAGGAGTCCGGTTTGGACTATCGGGAGATTATGATCGACCCCCACAGCCACAAAGACGAAAAGCGGGAGCTGTTTGCCGTTAGCCCCATGGGCACGGTACCGGCGATTCATGATGATGAAAATGGTGTCGATCTGTTTGAGTCTGCGGCCATCCTCTATTACCTCGCAGAGAAGAGCGGTAAATTTCTGCCCAAGGATCTCACGCGTCGCGCCGAGGCCATGAAGTGGCTGATCATCGAGGCGGGCAGTGTCAGCGTGCTCATCGGCACCATTCGTCACCTCATGCTGGATACCTTTGGCGAGATGAGCGATAGCGCACTACAGCGCAATCAACAGTATTTGAAAGAATACTGTGTTCTGATGGATCAGCGTTTAGCCGGGCGTGAGTATCTGGCCGATGAGTATTCCATCGCCGACATGGCTTTGTATCCGTGGGTAGTAACCTTCGAGGACATGGCGGATATCTCGTTAAACGACTACCCGCATTTGCAGGTCTGGTCCGAACGGATGAGGGAGCATGTGAATAACATCTTGTGA
- the arr gene encoding NAD(+)--rifampin ADP-ribosyltransferase has protein sequence MVFNPNNAVVRLCLQGMAAEESGTPDVASEIFLKAWNEANYDFEKFISAHYVAKSQTHASEKLQWLETTLKFALKINDDSVNSAFCALYANIAKCHEELGSPGKAKEFRDLSTTFKYKITDQGPFYHGTRADLKIGDELLPGKNSNYEQELVMNHIYFTAIVNGAGLAAALANGDGAERIYIVEPMGPFENDPNVTDKKFPGNPTRSYRSQSPLKIVGEVAEWEKLTPEELQGWRERLARSRGGIIN, from the coding sequence ATGGTGTTTAACCCAAACAATGCCGTCGTCAGACTTTGTCTTCAGGGTATGGCGGCAGAAGAAAGCGGTACGCCCGACGTGGCAAGTGAGATCTTTCTGAAAGCCTGGAATGAAGCGAATTATGATTTCGAGAAATTTATTTCGGCTCATTACGTGGCTAAAAGTCAAACACACGCCTCTGAGAAACTGCAATGGCTGGAAACTACCCTGAAGTTTGCGTTGAAGATCAATGACGACTCAGTTAATAGTGCCTTTTGCGCACTATATGCCAACATTGCGAAATGTCATGAGGAATTGGGTAGTCCAGGTAAGGCAAAAGAGTTTCGTGATTTATCGACAACATTTAAATATAAAATCACCGACCAAGGCCCGTTTTATCACGGCACGCGGGCTGATTTAAAAATTGGCGATGAATTATTGCCGGGGAAAAATTCAAACTACGAGCAAGAACTCGTGATGAATCATATTTACTTCACCGCCATTGTCAATGGCGCTGGGCTCGCCGCTGCTCTGGCAAATGGCGATGGCGCAGAACGTATCTATATTGTCGAGCCTATGGGGCCGTTTGAAAACGATCCCAATGTAACGGACAAGAAATTTCCAGGTAATCCAACTCGCTCGTATCGTTCTCAGTCGCCTTTAAAAATAGTGGGGGAAGTGGCGGAGTGGGAAAAACTTACACCGGAGGAATTACAGGGATGGCGTGAAAGATTGGCACGTAGTAGAGGGGGAATTATCAATTAA
- a CDS encoding LemA family protein yields MSNSRIFLLLIVLATLSGCGINNIPTYDEQAKAAWSQVMNQYQRRTDLIPNLVNTVKGFAAQEKDVLTSVVEARSKVAGMKVDESVLNNPDMFKTFQANQDALSSALSRLLVVVERYPELKSNQNFIALQSQLEGTENRIAVARRDYIEAVKIYNTELRTFPGRIWASLMYSDMQPKENFTISEAAQAVPEVKF; encoded by the coding sequence ATGTCGAATTCACGGATATTTCTGCTGCTGATAGTGCTTGCCACACTCAGCGGCTGCGGCATCAACAACATTCCGACCTATGACGAACAGGCCAAGGCCGCCTGGAGTCAGGTGATGAACCAGTACCAGCGCCGCACCGATCTGATCCCCAATCTTGTCAACACGGTCAAGGGCTTTGCCGCGCAGGAAAAAGATGTGCTCACCTCCGTCGTCGAGGCGCGCTCAAAGGTGGCGGGTATGAAGGTCGACGAGAGCGTGCTCAATAACCCGGATATGTTCAAGACCTTTCAGGCAAATCAGGATGCACTGAGTTCTGCGCTGTCACGCCTGCTGGTCGTTGTTGAACGCTATCCGGAATTGAAATCGAATCAGAACTTCATTGCCTTGCAGTCGCAGCTCGAAGGCACGGAAAATCGAATTGCCGTGGCGCGTCGCGACTACATCGAAGCAGTCAAGATATACAACACCGAGCTGCGCACCTTCCCGGGTCGTATCTGGGCATCGTTAATGTATTCCGACATGCAGCCCAAAGAGAATTTCACCATCTCCGAAGCGGCGCAGGCAGTTCCGGAAGTGAAGTTTTAG
- a CDS encoding TPM domain-containing protein, which yields MAADFPAVVAHSVAAVPQEDGKVSVLINDVDRQGIRAAIEQAESKTSGELVTVIARASDEYLFIPIMWAALIALLVPGLLMLSNAWVDYSVIYTAQVATFFICNGLFRIPAIKMRLIPRRVKHQRAARYARELFVTQNLHTTREHTGILIFVSAAEHYVEIIADKGINDVVDSNTWQIIVDDFILHVKNDEYGKGFIRAIEQCGEKLQQHFPSPARNPNELPNHLIELH from the coding sequence ATGGCGGCGGATTTTCCGGCGGTGGTGGCTCATTCGGTGGCGGCGGTGCCTCAGGAGGATGGTAAGGTGTCCGTATTGATTAACGATGTAGACAGACAAGGTATACGCGCGGCCATTGAACAGGCCGAGTCGAAAACCAGTGGCGAGTTGGTAACCGTCATCGCCAGAGCCAGTGATGAATATCTGTTTATTCCGATTATGTGGGCGGCATTGATCGCCTTGCTTGTTCCGGGCTTGCTCATGCTCAGCAATGCCTGGGTCGATTACTCCGTTATCTACACCGCGCAGGTCGCAACGTTTTTTATCTGTAACGGCCTGTTTCGTATTCCGGCGATAAAAATGCGTCTGATTCCACGCCGCGTCAAACACCAACGCGCCGCACGTTACGCGCGCGAGTTGTTCGTTACGCAAAACCTGCACACCACACGCGAACACACCGGTATTTTGATCTTTGTTTCCGCCGCCGAACACTATGTGGAAATTATCGCCGACAAGGGCATTAACGATGTCGTCGATAGCAACACCTGGCAGATCATCGTCGACGACTTTATCCTACACGTCAAAAACGACGAGTATGGTAAGGGCTTTATCCGCGCCATCGAACAGTGTGGTGAAAAGCTGCAACAACACTTTCCCTCACCGGCGCGCAACCCGAACGAATTACCCAATCACCTGATCGAGCTGCACTGA
- a CDS encoding N-acetylmuramoyl-L-alanine amidase: MSEKSRIRNTVVIIFVVLFIATPTHARNYGPPRTGPIDMVVIHSTGGPTCDAATGKPIWVGAGTLTQNMREIEAHPKLGIHYMIDRDGTLRSSIPESQIAYHIFSYSRRSIAIELINEGDGKDPFPEKQIDALVMLLQEIVQRREIRRDGIKRHSDLDQRMMRCDPKQRRKVDPGDAFPFDAVLNRVFTLPSTSLQ; this comes from the coding sequence ATGTCAGAAAAATCAAGAATAAGAAATACCGTTGTCATCATTTTCGTTGTCCTCTTCATCGCTACTCCCACGCACGCCCGCAACTACGGTCCGCCACGCACCGGCCCCATCGACATGGTGGTGATCCATTCCACCGGTGGTCCGACTTGCGATGCAGCAACGGGCAAACCCATTTGGGTAGGAGCAGGTACGCTGACGCAGAACATGCGTGAAATAGAGGCACACCCCAAACTCGGTATCCACTATATGATCGACCGTGATGGCACGCTGCGCAGCAGCATTCCCGAATCGCAGATCGCCTATCACATCTTTAGCTACAGTAGGCGCTCTATCGCCATAGAGTTAATCAACGAGGGGGACGGCAAGGACCCGTTCCCGGAAAAGCAGATCGATGCACTGGTGATGCTGTTGCAGGAAATTGTGCAGCGCCGCGAAATCCGCCGTGACGGTATCAAGCGCCACTCGGACCTGGACCAGCGCATGATGCGCTGCGACCCGAAGCAACGGCGCAAAGTGGACCCGGGTGATGCCTTTCCTTTTGATGCGGTGCTAAACCGAGTATTTACTCTGCCATCCACCTCGCTACAATGA
- a CDS encoding chromate resistance protein encodes MWIDRVACAWLIQRFIDKQATFIWLDKPEECPQDALGFDFNGAQFTHAGDKVSFEVLMFNFHLENIPGLKQIADIIHFLDFGGIPVPQAKGLETILLGAREQ; translated from the coding sequence GTGTGGATAGACCGAGTTGCCTGCGCTTGGTTGATTCAACGATTTATTGATAAACAAGCGACATTTATTTGGCTGGATAAACCAGAGGAATGTCCGCAAGATGCGCTCGGATTTGACTTTAACGGGGCGCAATTTACGCATGCAGGAGATAAAGTCAGTTTTGAAGTGCTTATGTTTAATTTTCATCTTGAGAATATTCCTGGCCTAAAGCAAATAGCCGATATTATTCATTTCCTGGATTTTGGGGGCATACCTGTTCCACAGGCCAAAGGACTTGAAACGATACTCCTCGGAGCTCGTGAACAATGA
- a CDS encoding rRNA methyltransferase, with translation MNQRPKKKLAPNPYTQVRARNKSHDRAPERPTAREIKYYGTAACLEIWKRRPADVIRIYITEERVKQFGPMLKWAAANRKAYHVVEDLDLEKLTEATHHQGVCVLAHEKESVSVVQLKNALKNTKGPVSIAYLDGVENPHNLGAIVRTCAHFGVRYVVGERGRLPAMSPSACRVAEGGAEHVDLVAVSNRDKDLQQLRDLGFAIVATAATGDSLYRHRFAERTLVVMGAEGSGVSRSLSQNADVVLAIPGSGDVESLNVSVAFGVVLSECRRQQMELSSTGKRR, from the coding sequence GTGAACCAGCGCCCCAAAAAGAAATTAGCCCCGAATCCCTATACCCAGGTTCGTGCCCGGAACAAGTCTCATGACAGGGCCCCCGAGCGCCCCACCGCGCGCGAGATAAAGTACTACGGTACTGCCGCCTGTCTTGAGATCTGGAAACGCCGGCCTGCGGACGTCATCCGTATTTATATTACCGAGGAGCGTGTAAAGCAGTTCGGGCCAATGCTGAAATGGGCGGCGGCTAATCGTAAGGCATACCATGTGGTGGAGGATCTCGATCTGGAGAAGCTTACCGAGGCGACTCACCATCAGGGCGTTTGCGTGCTGGCGCATGAGAAGGAAAGTGTTAGCGTCGTGCAGCTAAAAAATGCATTGAAAAACACGAAAGGTCCGGTTTCGATCGCCTATCTGGATGGAGTCGAGAACCCGCACAACCTGGGTGCCATCGTGCGTACCTGCGCCCATTTTGGTGTGCGGTACGTCGTTGGCGAAAGAGGTCGTCTGCCTGCAATGTCGCCTTCGGCCTGTCGCGTGGCGGAAGGCGGGGCAGAGCATGTGGATCTGGTCGCCGTATCCAACCGCGATAAGGATCTGCAGCAATTACGAGATCTGGGCTTTGCGATTGTGGCCACGGCAGCCACTGGCGATTCGCTATACCGCCATCGCTTCGCGGAGCGTACGCTGGTCGTGATGGGTGCGGAAGGCAGCGGTGTGAGCAGGAGTCTGTCGCAAAACGCCGATGTGGTGCTGGCGATTCCCGGTTCCGGTGATGTGGAGAGTCTGAATGTGTCGGTGGCCTTTGGCGTGGTGTTGAGCGAGTGTCGTCGTCAGCAAATGGAACTGTCGTCCACGGGAAAACGCCGTTAG